The DNA sequence TCGGCGTTATTGAAAGCGCGACCCTGACTGATGACCTGAATCACGTGGAAATTAAGGCCCGACTCAATTCAGGTATGGAAAAATTGCTGCACCAGGATTCCGTTTTTTGGGTAGTTAAACCACAGGTAGGTCGTGAAGGAATTAGCGGCCTGGGGACGTTATTGTCCGGCGCCTATATCGAACTACAGCCGGGTACCAAAGGCTCTGTCCCTGCGCAGTATCCTCTACTGGATTCACCGCCGCTGGCATCTCCCGATGCAAAAGGCATTCGCATTCTGCTGGAAAGCAGCAAAGCGGGCCAGCTGTCACCCGGCGACCCGGTGCTCTTTCGCGGCTATCGCGTGGGCTCTGTCGAAACCAGCACCTTCGATGCGCAAAAACGCAACATCACCTATCAGCTGTTTATTAGCGCGCCTAACGATCGCCTGGTCACTAATAACGTGCGCTTCTGGAAGGACAGCGGTATAGCGGTGGATCTGACCGCGGCGGGCATGCGGGTTGAAATGGGATCGCTGTCGACGCTGTTTGGCGGCGGCGTCAGCTTTGATATTCCTGAAGGGCTGCCGCTAGGGGAGCCGGTGGCAAATAAAACCGAATATCATCTGTTTGACGATCAACGAAGCATTCAGGATTCGGTGTTTACCCAACACATCGACTACGTGATGTTCTTTAAAGATTCGATTCGCGGTCTGCAGCCCGGCGCGCCGGTTGAGTTCCGCGGTATCCGTCTTGGAACCGTGGGCAAGGTACCGTTCTTTATTCCAGGTCTCAAGCAGAACATAAATGATGATTACCGTATCCCGGTTGAAGTGCGAATTGAGCCAGAACGCCTGATCAATCAATTAGGCGCCGATCCTGACATTCGTAAGCATATCGATGATCTAATGAATCGCGGACTACGCGGCTCGCTTAAAACCGGTAACCTGGTGACCGGAGCGCTGTACATCGATCTCGACTTCTATCCGAAAGCCCCGGTACGCGGCAAGATCCAGGAGTTTGGCGGTTATCCGATTATTCCAACCGTGAGTGGCGGTCTGGCGCAGATCCAGCAGCGCCTGATGGATGCATTGGATAAAATTAATAATCTGCCAATTAATCCGCTACTGGAGCAGGCTACCAGTACGCTGGCGCAAAGTGAAAAAACGATGCAGCACGTGCAGGCAACGCTGGATAGTCTGAATAAGATCACCTCAAGTCAGTCAATGCAGCAGCTGCCGGGCGATATGCAGAATACGTTGCGTGAACTTAATCGTAGCATGCAGGGCTTCCAGCCGGGTTCTGCGGCATACAATAAGATGGTTGCGGATATGCAGCGTCTTGACCAGGTTCTACGTGAACTGCAGCCGGTACTGAAAACGCTTAATGATAAGAGCAATGCGCTGGTATTTGAGGCGAAGGATAAAAAAGATCCGCAGCCGAAGGGAGCGAAATAATGAAGAAGTGGCTAATAGCGGCGGCGGTGTGCGCGCTGACGGCATGCAGCAGCGGCGGTGAGAGTAAAACTTACTATCAGCTTCCTGTAGCACAGGGTAGCGCGCAAAGCGCCGCCCACCACAGCAGACATTTACTTTGGGTCGAGCAGGTTAGCATTCCTGACTATCTGGCTGGTAACGGGGTGGTTTATCAGACTACCGATGTTCAGTATGTGATAGCGAAAAATAATCTATGGGCCAGCCCGCTCGATCAGCAGCTGAGAACCACGCTGGTGGCGAACCTTAGTAACCAGCTGCCGGGTTGGGTTGTTGCTTCTCAACCGCTGGGTAGCGATCAGGATACGCTCAACGTTTCCGTAAGCGGTTTTCACGGCCGCTACGATGGGCGGGCGATCGTCAGCGGAGAGTGGCTGCTGAAGCATCAAGGGCAGTTGATTAAGCGACCTTTCCATATTGAGCTTAAGCAGCAAGGTGATGGCTATGATGCGATGGTGAAAACGTTAGCTCAGGCCTGGACCCAGGAAGCAACGGCGATTGCCAGCGAGCTTAACCGCTTGCCATAAGTAAAATTAATGAGAATAAAAAGCCGCTGCGAGAGTGAAAATTGCAGCGGCTTTTTTGTTTTTCCATCAATTTGTTACTTGTGCTGCTTCACAGTTTTTGTACAAATGAACTTACATGTAGCTCACAAATATGACAATGGCGTGAATTTTGCGCATTGACGCTTTCCTCGATTCGCGGTATTCGTTAACCGTGGTTGCGCATTTAGTGACCATTGTTTTCTTTTCCACCAGATCAAAGAATGAGGGAAACGAGGCATGAAGAGACAAAAACGAGATCGTCTGGAACGGGCACATCAGCGTGGATACCAGGCCGGTATGACCGGAAGGTCGAAGGAAATGTGTCCTTACCAGACCTTGAACCAAAGGTCTTATTGGCTAGGAGGCTGGCGAGAGGCCATGGAAGACAGGGTGCAAATTGCCTGACTGTCTCTTTAAAAAGAAGCCTCCGCTGCGCGGGGGCTTCGCCTTGTATAACGCGTTGTTAGTTATCAGAACGCAGAAGTGTCCTGGAACAGGCCTACTTTCAGATCGGTCGCGGTGTAAATCAGACGATCGTCGACCAGCACTTCGCCATCTGCCAGTCCCATAATCAGTCGACGGTTAACTACGCGCTTAAAGTGAATACGATAGGTCACTTTCTTCGCCGTTGGTCGTACCTGACCTGTGAACTTAACTTCACCCACGCCTAACGCACGGCCTTTACCTTCGCCGCCCAGCCAGCCCAGATAGAAGCCAACCAGCTGCCACATCGCATCCAGGCCGAGACAGCCCGGCATTACCGGATCGCCAATGAAGTGGCAACCGAAGAACCACAGATCGGGATTAATATCGAGCTCTGCTTCGACATACCCTTTATCGTAGTTACCACCGGTTTCGGTCATTTTGATGACGCGGTCCATCATCAGCATACTTGGTGCCGGCAGCTGCGGGCCTTTTGCACCAAATAGTTCACCACGACCAGAGGCAAGAAGGTCTTCTTTTGTATAGGATTCGCGTTTATCTACCATGTTTTCAGTATGCCTTATTTTGAGTTCGGGACGCAGGATAGCTAACACGTGTACGCTGAACAAGTCCGATCAGTTCGAACCTGAACCGCCTAACCAGCGTAGCGGCCACGGAAAGCGATGTCGACTCTCTTGCTGTGTTGCCTGTGCAATCCGTTCCTGAATGGTTTGACGTAAAGTTTGTCCTTCACCATCCCAGATTAACTGGGTCAGAATGGGTAACGCTTCCGTTACGTCATCGACAGCCCAGATAAAGAACTGCTCATCCGCAACCGCCTGTTGCAGCTCCTGCGCCAGGCTAAGATGACGGACGTTGGCAGAAGGAATAATAACTCCCTGTTTGCCGGTCAGCCCACGCTGTTGGCAAATAGCAAAGAAGCCTTCAATCTTCTCATTAAGTCCGCCAACCGGCTGTACACGACCAAACTGATCGACAGAGCCGGTAATAGCGATACTCTGGTTAATAGGTACATTAGCCAGCGAACTAATCAATGCGCACAGTTCGGCCATGGAGGCGCTATCCCCATCCACTTCACTGTAGGACTGTTCGAAGGTCAAGGAGGCAGTGAAGGGGAGCTGTTGCTCAAGTTCCAGCTCGGACATCAGGAACGCCTGCATAATCATCATGCCTTTTGCATGAATATTGCCACCCAGCTCGGCCTTGCGCTCTACGTCAATGAATTCGCCGTCACCAATATGTACTACACAGCTGATGCGCGAAGGTTCGCCAAACGCGCGCGGGTGACCCGGAAACTCGATGACGGACAGGGCGTTGATTTGCCCAACGCACTCGCCTTCGGTCTCGATCAGAATCTGTTCCTGAAGAATTTCGTCCTGGATGCGTTCAGCAAGATAGCCTTCTCGCCACAGACGACGCTCCAGCATGGTATGCATCTCTTCAGCGCTTATCTCGTCACCTTCACAGTATGCAGCGGCTTCACGAAGCTGACGGGCAATCCAGAGCACGCAAAGGGGCAGAGTTTCCTGATCTCCTGTATAACGAGCGCCTTCCTGAATCAGCAGTGGCCAGGCATTTTCTGCCGGTCCCGGAAGCTCAAGCTGCCGGGCATTTTGCCAGACCCATTGACACCACTGTTTCAGCGTATCTGCATCAGCGATCTGCAGATTATCTTCATATTCGCTGTAGATAGCCTGTGTGGAAAGCTCGGGCTCCATTTCCTGGAAATCAGCAAGTGATTCCCGCTCGCCGACCAGAATAACTTTCAGGCTGAGCGGCATGGAAGGAACGCTCACCGGAAGAGGGCGGGACTCATCAAATGACAACCAGTCAAAGCGCTGACGGGTCACCATATTTTTTAGCCGCATCCACAGCAGCGGCTGGGCCAGTAAGGCGCGCAGGGAGAGAATCAGTACACCGCCGTTAGCGCGATGGACAAGGCCTGGTTGTAAAGTGATTTCACCATTAAACTGGCGCAGGCAGCCAAAGAGTTGCTCAGCTTCTACCCAATCAGCAGATTCAACCGGAGCAATGCTGGCAAAGTTATCTTCTGTTGTTTGTGCCGGCGAGAGTGAGACCTTTGCGCCATCAACCTGATAGCGTACACCGCAGAGTGACGGTGATGGGTGGTGTAAGGTTCGCGCTTCGTGCGCTAACCACTGCAGATACTCCGGCTCTTCCGGGGCTTTAACCAGCATGAATGGCGAAATAGCTGGCGTGAGCAAAAGCTGCTCCAGGGCGTAGAATAGACGAGGCTGCAGTTCGCCTGAGAGGGATGCCTCTGCCTGAGCTAAATCGGCTTGTGCAAACAGCGCCTGATAACTTTCCGTATCAGGAGCGAGATCGTTTCGGGTAAGTTTCGTAATGGTCAAAGTCGCTGTTTTTTAGTCAGATGTAAAACGCGCGATTATACATTATGCGAGGTCAGAGCACACGGGTGATTGCGCTTAACGCGGTGATATCGAATCTACCAACATCACGAAAGATGATTTATTCTCAGCACATCAACAAAAAACTGATATCCTGAAATGAGTTACACGGTCACATTGAGATCGCAATGAAATATCAACAACTGGAAAATCTCGAAAGCGGCTGGAAATGGGCATATCTGGTAAAAAAGCATCGGGAAGGTGAACTGATTACCCGCTACATTGAAGCCAGCGCTGCACAAGCTGCGGTAGAGGTATTGCTGACGCTCGAAAATGAACCCGTGCTGGTGAATACCTGGATTGAGCAGCATATGAATCCAGGGCTGGCGAACCGCATGAAGCAGACTATTCGTGCCCGACGTAAGCGTCATTTTAATGCGGAGCATCAGCACACGCGCAAGAAGTCTATCGACCTTGAGTTTATGGTCTGGCAACGTCTGGCTGGCCTGGCGCAGAGGAGAGGTAAGACTCTGTCAGAGACTATTGTGCAGTTGATTGAAGATGCTGAGCATAAAGAGAAATATGCCAGCAAAATGTCCAGCCTGAAGCATGATCTACAGGTGTTACTCGGTAAAGAGTGAGCAGATGCCAGATGGACATCTGGCTGTTGGGACTTATTCGATTCTGGTTTCGTTGTATAACGTTAGCCCAAAAAAAACCCCGCAATGCGGGGTTTTTTCATTAACGGTATAACTTAAGCCTGCGGCTGAGTTACGACGTCTTTGTAGCCTTTAACTTCGATTTCTACGCGACGATCCGGACCCAGGCAGTCGATCAGAGCTGCACGAGCTTTCACGTTGTCACAGGTGTTGCCAGTAACCGGGTTGGATTCACCCATACCGCGAGCAGAGATTTTGCTGGACGGGATACCTTTGGATACCAGGTAATCAACAACGGACTGAGCACGTTTCTCAGACAGCTGCTGGTTGTAGGCATCAGAACCGATACGGTCGGTATAGCCCAGAACAACTGCGGAACCATCTTTAGGATCCATGTTGCTCAGCTGGGTGTACAGCTGATCCAGAGCCTGCTGGCCTTCTGGTTTCAGAGTAGATTTGTTGAAGTTGAACAGAACGTCAGACTTCAGGGTGAAGTGCTTAGTAGTCACTTCTGGAGCCGGAGCCGGAGCCGGAGCTACAACCGGAGCAACATCTTCCTGACCGAAACGGTAGGAAACACCCAGGCTCAGCATGCCGTTATCAGGACGGGTACCAACGGTGCCAGCGTCGCCGATGTTGTTAACCCACTGGTATTCCAGACGAGTTGCGATGTCACGAGTAACAGCCCACTCTAAGCCGCCCGCGAATACCGGGGAGACACCAGTGTCGTGTTCGCTACGAGAAACGCCGTTAGCATAGTTGCCTTTGGAGTCAGCGCGCCAAACCATACCACCCAGACGGGTATAGATGTCCAGATCGTCAGTGATTGGGTAACCCAGTTTAGCAGTCAGCTGAACGCCCTGAGCTTTGAAAGCACCGTTGTTTACGCTGCCTTTATAAGCCATGCGGCCCAGCCAGTCATAACCCATCTCGAAACCGAGGTACGGGTTAACCTGGTAACCACCAAACGCACCAGCACCCAGCTGATCGTTACGAACCGGACCATTGTTGCCTTTGAAACCGTTACCGTAGAAACCGGTGTCGTGATACTGGGACCAGCCCAGTTTAGCACCTGTATACCAGGTGTTATCTTTCGGAGCGGCCTGCGCTACGGTAGCGAAGCCAGCCAGTGCCACTGCAATCGCGATAGCTGTCTTTTTCATTTTTTGCGCCTCATTATCATCCAAAATTCGCCATGAAGTTTCAAAAGACCTCACGGTTAAATCCTTCACCCGGGGCGTGACTTGTTGTTAACTATGCTGATACATGCAGCGTAAGCCGATCACCCCTGGCGATGTAAAGTCTACAACTTAGTTCGAAACTTACAAGTGTGAACTCCGTCAGGCATATGAAAAAAAAGGGTTGTGTACACAATGTTTAATAAATAGGGTGGGTATTCATCAACCCTGAAAAAGTCGCGAACCCGCATCAGACAAGCATTTTAACAAAAATACCTCTCATGAAAGCCTGCCCAACGTCAGGATAAAAAAAAATCCAGGATTAATCCTAAACTCACTCAATGATAAAGATTTGAGTGAATTTTCAGCCCCGAAAGTTGTCTGCCAGGCTGATTAGTCCTTCTCACCGGGCGCATAATGAAGCCCATCGCGTGACCCTCTTCAGCAGCGGCAACCAGTCGTTCATGTTCTTCAACGCTGAGTTCATCTGATAGCCAGCCAATGACTACGCTGTAATTTCCGGTTCGCAGGGATCGAACCATTGACTCCAGGGTGTCAGAAGGGGAGAGCTGGCTGATCTGCATAACTTTTGATAGCGGCAGACCGGAAGACTGTACCCACTCACGGCTCAATTTCTGCTGCGGAGTAAGCCAGAGCTGCCAGCGCGATTGCTGACCAAGCTGCTGTAATAAAGGAAGCAATAGCAGCTGGGTCATCATAGGCTGATCTTCTCTATAAACTATTTCACTGATCAGCCCGTTTGCTGGCTGTTCGGCAGCGTCATGAGAGCGACGATGTACTGAAGTAGAAGTCAGTTGTGAACGATTTGCATGAGCTGATGTAAACATAGTCTATCCCGCCTGTGTGTTACTGTATGCATATACAGTATATGCGGTAGGCGGAAAGATCAACCAGATTTTATCTCTGGATGAATGAAATTTGTACGCTTCATTGAGTGAACATGAACTGAGAATGGCTCACGACATTGCGTGCATAATGTGAATTCATCCCACCGCTATTTTTTCTTAACTAAATTGTCTGTATTAATTTTTGTCTTAACCATACGAGCGCGGGTAATGATACCTGGATTCCTCTATCTTCTTGTGTTCAAAATAAATTGAGCATTTTGCCTTTACAGACTTTGACTTCATAAAGACGCTATTTTCTGAAAGCGGCTCGCAAAAAAACAAACTGATTAAAATAAAGAGATAATTCATGTTGCTGCACAAAGGGAAGTCACTTATTTTCTTTAATAACGGTTCCGTTAACAAATTTGTGTCTTATTTACATGATTAAGAAAGGAATAATCATGAAGAAACTTGTATGTCTCAGGATCCATCAGTTTCGGGCGTGTTTGTCTCCATTAGGCAAAATAAGCTGCCGTCCCCTGTTTGGCGGCTATAGCCTGGCGATAGATAATACCGTTTTCGCCATGATGGCAGAAGGTGAAATCTATCTTCGGGTTTGCGAGCAGAGCGCAGCGTACCGCGTAGCACATAAAACCCCGCTTTTGAAGATGCATAAGAATGGCCGTCTGGTTTCGCTAAAGTATTATCATATAGATGAAGAACTCTGGCGTGATAGCAAAATGCTTTTTCATTTATCATCCCTTTCATTACAGACTGCTCGTAATGAAAAACATCGCCAGCGCTACTCAGGGAGATTAAAAAACTTACCCAATATCAGTTTTCATATGGAGCTACAGCTGATTAATTCCGGCATCACAGATGAATTAATGCTGCGTAGAATTGGGGCCAAAGAAGCCTGGCTGAGGTTACGAAAAATGAATAAAGCGCTGACGGTTAATGTTCTTTATGCGTTAGAGGGGGCACTTGCCGGCGTACATGCGGCCACGCTCCCAACGCAACAGCGTCAGGAGCTTGAGGAGTGGGCGGCAGAACAGGTGCAGAGGATTGAGGTTTACTCTGGTTGAATCTCAACCTGGCGCTGAAGCCGACAAATTTCAGGTAACAGCGCCAGTAGCAGTCCGATTTGTTGCAGAACTAAAGGCTCTTTACTGTCGGCTCGAGGATCGAGATGCTGAATTCGGGTCTGCAGGCTTGTTAAAGCTTGCTGTACCCGTTGCTCATCGGCCGGAGAGTGGTGCAATACGTCATCAACATAACAAACGGCATCGTCCAGCAGCGCCAGGATATCTGGCGTTGCCAGCTTTTCCCTGTGGGCTCCAAGAGCGGAAATATAGCTGGTAAAAGTATGATTCAGGCACAGCAATCGAAAGGCGGTCTCTCGCATTTGTGCATTGGTTTTTGGTTCTGTAGATAAGTTTGATACTACGGATGCTAATTCACCATCCCTGCTGTGCGCCGCTCTGCGCGCTATACGGTAGGCAAGACGGTTATCGCGTCCCTGGTGATATTGCTCAAGTATGGCATCTAAATAGCGGCAGTTGGCGTTGATTGCTTGTTCAAGAACGCGCGGTAGGTTGCGGAATTTCCAGTCCGGCCAGATAAAACTTACTGCAGCCCATGCAATAGCACAGCCGATCAACGTGTCAATTATACGCGGTAGGGCAACTTCGAATCCTTCACCCAGCAGGTTAAAGCACAACAAAACCAGCAGGGTAATAAACATTGTCGCATGCGCGTACTGCACATTACGGAAAGCGAAGAACAGCACGCCGGTCAGAACAATTAAAACCAACTGCCCTTCAACGGATGGAACGAGGAGCAGCACTGGAAGGCCTACCGCCACTCCAACCAGCGTCCCGATTATCCTTAACGCCAGACGGTGACGGGTGGCGTTATAGTTTGGCTGGCAAACAAACAGGCTGGTCAGCAATATCCAGTAACCATGGTTCAGGCCGGTCAGTTGGATAAAAGCATAACCTGCGCACAGCACTAGCGACATTCGGACCGCATGGCGAAACAGGGCTGACTCCGGGGACATATTGCTACGTAAGCGCAGCCAGATATCGCTGAAACCATTTGGTTGGTCGTCTGCCAACAGATTTTCCGTGCTGTTGTTCGGCGCAACGGTGGTCTGGACTGATTCAATGGTTGCCAGCTGAGCGTCAATTGCCCGTAAATTATTGAGCAAAAAGCCCAATGCTTTGATCTGCTCCGCAGGAGCTCCGCTGGCTTTCACGCGATCGAGCGCGGCGTCGAGATGCATAAAAGCACGTTCAAAGTGAGTGTCGTGCAGGTAGGGTTCCCGTAGCAGGATCGCGCGAGACAGTTTATGGCAAGCCTGCGCCTGCATTGACAACATACGCTGAAAGCGGAACATCACGTCACTGTAGCGAAAATGTTCGCGCAGCGTTTGGTACTGAATATGCGAGGAACTGGCGCGCTCGTGGATATCCTGCGCCACAAAGTAGTATTGTAAAGTCCGACGAGTGCCGCGCTGACCGCGGTCCCCGCGCAGGCGAGTCAGGAGAGAGACTTTAGTTTGGTTAAGCGTAGTGACCAGCTGGCCGTTCGCTATTGCCAGGTCGTACAGCGGTGCCTGGCTTTCATCTTCTAAATCCGGATCGAACAGGCGTGATTTTAGTTCCAGGTAGTGAGCCAGCTGCTCGTAGCTACGAGCCAGGTTGTCCTGAAGGGGACGAATGGGGAAAATAAGATGCCCGGCGAGCGTGAGTAAGTTGTACCACACCGCTCCTGCCAGTAAAAATAACGGCTGGAGATACCAGTGGCTGTAGAGCGTCACCCCTAACATGGTATAGATGGCGATTAATAACGCGCCAAAGGCGATTGTCGCATAGCGCTGTCCCAGTCCACCGAGCAAAATAAAACCTATCGTGGAAGCGG is a window from the Klebsiella oxytoca genome containing:
- the pqiB gene encoding intermembrane transport protein PqiB, with translation MENKSGEAKVQKVKNWSPVWIFPIVTALIGAWILFYHYSHQGPEVTLITTNAEGIEGGKTRIKSRSVDVGVIESATLTDDLNHVEIKARLNSGMEKLLHQDSVFWVVKPQVGREGISGLGTLLSGAYIELQPGTKGSVPAQYPLLDSPPLASPDAKGIRILLESSKAGQLSPGDPVLFRGYRVGSVETSTFDAQKRNITYQLFISAPNDRLVTNNVRFWKDSGIAVDLTAAGMRVEMGSLSTLFGGGVSFDIPEGLPLGEPVANKTEYHLFDDQRSIQDSVFTQHIDYVMFFKDSIRGLQPGAPVEFRGIRLGTVGKVPFFIPGLKQNINDDYRIPVEVRIEPERLINQLGADPDIRKHIDDLMNRGLRGSLKTGNLVTGALYIDLDFYPKAPVRGKIQEFGGYPIIPTVSGGLAQIQQRLMDALDKINNLPINPLLEQATSTLAQSEKTMQHVQATLDSLNKITSSQSMQQLPGDMQNTLRELNRSMQGFQPGSAAYNKMVADMQRLDQVLRELQPVLKTLNDKSNALVFEAKDKKDPQPKGAK
- the pqiC gene encoding membrane integrity-associated transporter subunit PqiC; amino-acid sequence: MKKWLIAAAVCALTACSSGGESKTYYQLPVAQGSAQSAAHHSRHLLWVEQVSIPDYLAGNGVVYQTTDVQYVIAKNNLWASPLDQQLRTTLVANLSNQLPGWVVASQPLGSDQDTLNVSVSGFHGRYDGRAIVSGEWLLKHQGQLIKRPFHIELKQQGDGYDAMVKTLAQAWTQEATAIASELNRLP
- the ompA gene encoding porin OmpA yields the protein MKKTAIAIAVALAGFATVAQAAPKDNTWYTGAKLGWSQYHDTGFYGNGFKGNNGPVRNDQLGAGAFGGYQVNPYLGFEMGYDWLGRMAYKGSVNNGAFKAQGVQLTAKLGYPITDDLDIYTRLGGMVWRADSKGNYANGVSRSEHDTGVSPVFAGGLEWAVTRDIATRLEYQWVNNIGDAGTVGTRPDNGMLSLGVSYRFGQEDVAPVVAPAPAPAPEVTTKHFTLKSDVLFNFNKSTLKPEGQQALDQLYTQLSNMDPKDGSAVVLGYTDRIGSDAYNQQLSEKRAQSVVDYLVSKGIPSSKISARGMGESNPVTGNTCDNVKARAALIDCLGPDRRVEIEVKGYKDVVTQPQA
- the yccS gene encoding YccS family putative transporter, whose amino-acid sequence is MLSPLLHRYTWNSAWLYNIRIFIALCGTTAFPWWLGEVKLTIPLTLGVVAAALTDLDDRLTGRLRNLAITLVCFFIASASVELLFPWPWLFAAGLTASTIGFILLGGLGQRYATIAFGALLIAIYTMLGVTLYSHWYLQPLFLLAGAVWYNLLTLAGHLIFPIRPLQDNLARSYEQLAHYLELKSRLFDPDLEDESQAPLYDLAIANGQLVTTLNQTKVSLLTRLRGDRGQRGTRRTLQYYFVAQDIHERASSSHIQYQTLREHFRYSDVMFRFQRMLSMQAQACHKLSRAILLREPYLHDTHFERAFMHLDAALDRVKASGAPAEQIKALGFLLNNLRAIDAQLATIESVQTTVAPNNSTENLLADDQPNGFSDIWLRLRSNMSPESALFRHAVRMSLVLCAGYAFIQLTGLNHGYWILLTSLFVCQPNYNATRHRLALRIIGTLVGVAVGLPVLLLVPSVEGQLVLIVLTGVLFFAFRNVQYAHATMFITLLVLLCFNLLGEGFEVALPRIIDTLIGCAIAWAAVSFIWPDWKFRNLPRVLEQAINANCRYLDAILEQYHQGRDNRLAYRIARRAAHSRDGELASVVSNLSTEPKTNAQMRETAFRLLCLNHTFTSYISALGAHREKLATPDILALLDDAVCYVDDVLHHSPADEQRVQQALTSLQTRIQHLDPRADSKEPLVLQQIGLLLALLPEICRLQRQVEIQPE
- a CDS encoding TfoX/Sxy family DNA transformation protein; protein product: MKKLVCLRIHQFRACLSPLGKISCRPLFGGYSLAIDNTVFAMMAEGEIYLRVCEQSAAYRVAHKTPLLKMHKNGRLVSLKYYHIDEELWRDSKMLFHLSSLSLQTARNEKHRQRYSGRLKNLPNISFHMELQLINSGITDELMLRRIGAKEAWLRLRKMNKALTVNVLYALEGALAGVHAATLPTQQRQELEEWAAEQVQRIEVYSG
- the matP gene encoding macrodomain Ter protein MatP; its protein translation is MKYQQLENLESGWKWAYLVKKHREGELITRYIEASAAQAAVEVLLTLENEPVLVNTWIEQHMNPGLANRMKQTIRARRKRHFNAEHQHTRKKSIDLEFMVWQRLAGLAQRRGKTLSETIVQLIEDAEHKEKYASKMSSLKHDLQVLLGKE
- the sulA gene encoding SOS-induced cell division inhibitor SulA, whose translation is MFTSAHANRSQLTSTSVHRRSHDAAEQPANGLISEIVYREDQPMMTQLLLLPLLQQLGQQSRWQLWLTPQQKLSREWVQSSGLPLSKVMQISQLSPSDTLESMVRSLRTGNYSVVIGWLSDELSVEEHERLVAAAEEGHAMGFIMRPVRRTNQPGRQLSGLKIHSNLYH
- a CDS encoding AAA family ATPase encodes the protein MTITKLTRNDLAPDTESYQALFAQADLAQAEASLSGELQPRLFYALEQLLLTPAISPFMLVKAPEEPEYLQWLAHEARTLHHPSPSLCGVRYQVDGAKVSLSPAQTTEDNFASIAPVESADWVEAEQLFGCLRQFNGEITLQPGLVHRANGGVLILSLRALLAQPLLWMRLKNMVTRQRFDWLSFDESRPLPVSVPSMPLSLKVILVGERESLADFQEMEPELSTQAIYSEYEDNLQIADADTLKQWCQWVWQNARQLELPGPAENAWPLLIQEGARYTGDQETLPLCVLWIARQLREAAAYCEGDEISAEEMHTMLERRLWREGYLAERIQDEILQEQILIETEGECVGQINALSVIEFPGHPRAFGEPSRISCVVHIGDGEFIDVERKAELGGNIHAKGMMIMQAFLMSELELEQQLPFTASLTFEQSYSEVDGDSASMAELCALISSLANVPINQSIAITGSVDQFGRVQPVGGLNEKIEGFFAICQQRGLTGKQGVIIPSANVRHLSLAQELQQAVADEQFFIWAVDDVTEALPILTQLIWDGEGQTLRQTIQERIAQATQQESRHRFPWPLRWLGGSGSN
- the fabA gene encoding bifunctional 3-hydroxydecanoyl-ACP dehydratase/trans-2-decenoyl-ACP isomerase, with translation MVDKRESYTKEDLLASGRGELFGAKGPQLPAPSMLMMDRVIKMTETGGNYDKGYVEAELDINPDLWFFGCHFIGDPVMPGCLGLDAMWQLVGFYLGWLGGEGKGRALGVGEVKFTGQVRPTAKKVTYRIHFKRVVNRRLIMGLADGEVLVDDRLIYTATDLKVGLFQDTSAF
- the rmf gene encoding ribosome modulation factor, whose translation is MKRQKRDRLERAHQRGYQAGMTGRSKEMCPYQTLNQRSYWLGGWREAMEDRVQIA